In a genomic window of Lycium ferocissimum isolate CSIRO_LF1 chromosome 9, AGI_CSIRO_Lferr_CH_V1, whole genome shotgun sequence:
- the LOC132031178 gene encoding phospholipase A1-IIdelta-like has protein sequence METEPTWNELLGSNDWEGLLQPLNLNLRQLILRCGDFCQATYDAFNNDQNSKYCGTSRYGKNSFFHKVMLESASDYEIYSFLYATAQVGVLQAIFLHSLSRESWDRESNWIGYIAVTTDEVSRKLGRREVYVVFRGTTRNYEWVNVLGAGPKSANSLLRPKAFQKGILNQDEDIKSSEPPLVGSQWLCCCDNKNFDDEDEDEVKVMDGWLKIYVSSDPKSSFTRLSAREQLQTKIKEIKNQYKDENLSITFTGHSLGASLAILAAFDVVENSVPVDIPVSAIVFGSPQVGNKAFNERVKKFPNLNILHVKNKIDLIPLYPSGLLGYVNTGIDLVIDNRKSPSLKESKETGDWHNLQGMLHVVAGWNGEDEEFELKVKRSVALVNKSSSYLKDEYLIPGSWWVEKNRGMVLDENGEWILAPPSDEDLPVPEY, from the exons ATGGAGACAGAACCAACCTGGAATGAACTTCTTGGAAGCAACGATTGGGAAGGTCTTCTTCAACCTTTAAATCTCAATTTACGACAACTTATTCTCCGGTGTGGCGATTTCTGTCAAGCAACTTACGATGCCTTCAACAATGACCAAAATTCCAAGTATTGTGGCACGAGTCGTTACGgtaaaaattcatttttccaCAAAGTCATGTTAGAATCCGCTTCGGATTACGAAATCTATAGCTTTCTATATGCCACTGCCCAAGTTGGCGTGCTTCAAGCCATTTTCCTCCACTCTCTGTCCCGCGAATCGTGGGACAGAGAGTCCAATTGGATTGGCTATATAGCCGTTACGACTGACGAAGTCAGCCGTAAACTAGGCCGTAGGGAAGTATATGTTGTTTTTCGTGGGACCACGAGGAATTACGAATGGGTCAACGTTTTAGGGGCTGGTCCTAAATCTGCTAACTCTTTGCTTCGTCCTAAGGCTTTTCAAAAAGGCATTTTAAATCAAGACGAGGACATCAAAAGCAGCGAgcccccacttgtgggatcacagTGGTTATGTTGTTGTGACAACAAAAACTTCGACGATGAAGATGAGGACGAGGTCAAAGTAATGGATGGGTGGCTCAAGATTTACGTTTCAAGTGACCCCAAGTCGTCCTTTACGAGACTAAGTGCAAGAGAACAACTTCAAacgaaaatcaaagaaattaaaaatcagTACAAAGATGAGAATTTGAGTATAACTTTTACAGGGCACAGTCTTGGTGCTAGTTTAGCTATTTTAGCAGCATTTGATGTGGTTGAAAATAGTGTCCCAGTTGATATTCCAGTATCTGCAATTGTCTTTGGTAGTCCACAAGTTGGGAACAAGGCATTCAATGAAAGAGTCAAGAAATTTCCAAACTTGAACATCTTACATGTTAAGAACAAGATTGATCTCATTCCCCTGTACCCAAGTGGTCTGTTGGGGTATGTGAATACAG GTATAGATTTAGTTATCGATAACAGAAAGTCTCCGAGCTTAAAGGAGTCGAAAGAGACGGGCGATTGGCACAACTTGCAAGGGATGTTACATGTTGTGGCAGGTTGGAATGGGGAAGATGAAGAGTTTGAGTTGAAAGTGAAGAGGAGTGTGGCATTGGTGAACAAGTCATCTTCTTACTTGAAAGATGAGTATTTGATTCCAGGGTCATGGTGGGTTGAGAAGAATAGAGGGATGGTTCTTGATGAAAATGGGGAGTGGATTTTGGCTCCACCTTCAGATGAGGACCTTCCAGTTCCTGAGTATTga
- the LOC132031177 gene encoding F-box/LRR-repeat MAX2 homolog A-like — translation MATASTSRPPTTINDLPDVILSNIIAAISDSRSRNSTSLACRKFLVLERSTRLTLTLRGNTRDLFMLPTCFRSVTHLDLSLLSPWGHPLLSPRASRATEDDPDSTLIAHLLRHAFPSVHALTLYARDPHALRLLPAQWPQLKHVKLVRWHQRPQLLANGDEFNLLFQGVPQLSSLDLSTFYCWTDDIPIALELNPIVSRNLTLLNLMNASFSEGFKTDDIRVITKCCPNLTELKIACMFDPRYIGFVGDEALVCISNNCPKLSVLHLADTSVLSNCRADPDDEGFTEEDAKFSVSTLIEVFSGLSLLEELVLDVCNNVRDSGPALEILNTKCPKLRSLKLGQFHGVSMAIESKLDGVALCQGLESLSIRNVGDLNDMGLIAIGRGCTRLAKFEIQSCKKITMRGMRTLASLLRKSLVDVRISRCKNLGASSSLKALEPIQERIERLHIDCVWDSVEEIENLNGVEYGFDLNETNGGEASSHGAGFGDTFGTMDDDIMFNRNKRCKYDYDLNSVCTEDNGYGNGFGGRTWDRLQYLSLWIGVGDLLTPLADAGLQHCPNLEEIKIRVEGDCRLWSKPSERAFGLSTLSRYHNLVKMHLDCGDIIGYAHTAPSGQMDLSLWERFYLFGIGNLNLRELDYWPPQDRDVNQRSLSLPAAGLLQECIDLRKLFIHGTAHEHFMMFLLRIPNLRDVQLREDYYPAPENDMSTEMRSDSLSRFEAALNRRQICD, via the exons ATGGCAACAGCTTCAACTAGTAGACCACCCACCACAATTAACGACCTTCCTGATGTAATCCTTTCCAACATAATCGCTGCAATCTCCGACTCCCGCAGCCGCAACTCAACCTCACTCGCGTGCCGCAAATTCCTCGTCCTCGAACGCTCCACGCGCCTTACCCTCACTCTCCGTGGCAACACGCGCGACCTCTTCATGCTCCCCACTTGCTTCCGCTCCGTCACCCACCTCGACCTCTCACTCCTCTCCCCTTGGGGACACCCACTCCTCTCCCCACGCGCTTCACGCGCCACCGAAGATGACCCTGATTCGACCCTCATAGCCCACCTCCTCCGCCACGCGTTCCCGTCGGTCCACGCGCTCACCCTCTACGCGCGTGACCCCCACGCGCTCCGTTTGCTGCCCGCTCAGTGGCCGCAACTGAAGCATGTGAAGCTCGTACGTTGGCACCAAAGGCCGCAGTTGTTAGCAAATGGAGATGAATTTAACTTACTATTTCAAGGTGTCCCACAGTTGAGTTCGCTTGATTTATCGACTTTTTATTGTTGGACTGATGATATACCTATAGCTCTTGAATTGAACCCTATCGTGTCGCGTAATTTAACGTTGTTGAATCTTATGAATGCATCGTTTTCGGAAGGTTTTAAGACTGATGACATTAGAGTTATTACGAAATGTTGTCCTAATCTTACAGAGTTGAAAATCGCTTGCATGTTTGATCCTAGGTACATTGGTTTTGTTGGTGATGAAGCTTTAGTTTGTATATCTAATAATTGTCCTAAGTTATCGGTGCTTCATTTAGCGGATACGTCTGTTTTGTCGAATTGTAGGGCTGATCCGGATGATGAGGGGTTTACGGAAGAAGATGCTAAGTTTAGTGTTTCGACTTTGATTGAGGTATTTTCGGGTCTTTCTTTACTTGAAGAGCTTGTGTTGGATGTTTGTAATAATGTTAGAGATAGTGGTCCTGCTTTGGAAATACTTAACACGAAATGTCCTAAATTGAGATCGTTGAAATTGGGGCAATTTCATGGCGTTTCTATGGCAATTGAGTCGAAGTTGGATGGAGTTGCGCTTTGTCAAGGGCTTGAATCTTTGTCGATTAGAAATGTAGGTGATTTGAATGATATGGGGTTGATAGCGATTGGTAGAGGGTGTACGAGATTGGCTAAGTTTGAGATTCAGAGTTGTAAGAAGATCACGATGAGAGGAATGAGGACGTTAGCTTCTTTGCTCCGGAAAAGTTTGGTTGATGTTCGGATATCTCGCTGCAAGAATCTTGGAGCGTCTTCATCGTTGAAAGCATTGGAACCGATACAAGAACGTATAGAGAGGCTTCATATTGATTGTGTGTGGGATAGtgttgaagaaattgaaaatcTTAACGGTGTTGAATATGGGTTTGATCTCAATGAGACTAATGGAGGTGAGGCATCGAGTCATGGTGCTGGATTTGGGGACACGTTTGGTACCATGGATGATGATATCATGTTTAACAGGAATAAAAGATGCAAGTATGACTACGATCTTAATAGTGTTTGCACGGAAGACAATGGCTATGGGAATGGATTTGGTGGACGAACGTGGGACCGACTGCAATATCTCTCGCTTTGGATTGGTGTAGGTGATCTTTTAACTCCTTTAGCAGATGCAGGTCTTCAACATTGTCCTAACTTGGAGgagatcaagattagggtggaAGGAGATTGCAG GCTATGGTCAAAACCCTCAGAGAGGGCATTTGGGTTGAGCACCCTTTCGCGGTACCATAATCTTGTGAAGATGCATTTGGATTGTGGAGATATCATAGGTTACGCACACACTGCCCCGTCGGGGCAGATGGATTTGAGCTTGTGGGAACGGTTTTATCTCTTTGGGATCGGAAATTTGAATCTCAGGGAACTTGATTACTGGCCACCACAAGATAGAGATGTTAATCAAAGGAGTCTATCCTTGCCAGCAGCCGGGCTGCTACAAGAATGCATCGATCTCAGAAAGCTGTTCATTCATGGAACAGCGCATGAACATTTCATGATGTTCCTACTTAGAATCCCGAACCTAAGAGATGTACAGCTGAGAGAAGATTACTATCCGGCACCAGAGAATGACATGAGTACAGAAATGAGATCCGATTCCTTGAGCCGCTTTGAAGCAGCCCTAAACAGACGACAGATTTGTGATTGA